A window of the Lagenorhynchus albirostris chromosome 1, mLagAlb1.1, whole genome shotgun sequence genome harbors these coding sequences:
- the ITGB1 gene encoding integrin beta-1 isoform X1 yields MNLQLTFWIGLISSVCYVFGQADENRCLKANAKSCGECIQAGPNCGWCTNSTFLQEGMPTSARCDDLEALKKKGCHPDDIENPRGSKDIKKNKNVTNRSKGTAEKLQPEDITQIQPQQLVLQLRSGEPQTFTLKFKRAEDYPIDLYYLMDLSYSMKDDLENVKSLGTDLMNEMRRITSDFRIGFGSFVEKTVMPYISTTPAKLRNPCTSEQNCTSPFSYKNVLSLTDKGEVFNELVGKQRISGNLDSPEGGFDAIMQVAVCGSLIGWRNVTRLLVFSTDAGFHFAGDGKLGGIVLPNDGQCHLENDVYTMSHYYDYPSIAHLVQKLSENNIQTIFAVTEEFQPVYKELKNLIPKSAVGTLSANSSNVIQLIIDAYNSLSSEVILENSKLPEGVTINYKSYCKNGVNGTGENGRKCSNISIGDEVQFEISVTSNKCPNKNSETIKIKPLGFTEEVEIILQFICECECQSEGIPSSPKCHDGNGTFECGACRCNEGRVGRHCECSTDEVNSEDMDAYCRKENSSEICSNNGECVCGQCVCRKRDNTNEIYSGKFCECDNFNCDRSNGLICGGNGVCKCRVCECNPNYTGSACDCSLDTTSCMAVNGQICNGRGVCECGACKCTDPKFQGPTCEMCQTCLGVCAEHKECVQCRAFNKGEKKDTCAQECSHFNITKVENRDRLPQPGQVDPLSHCKEKDVDDCWFYFTYSVNGNNEATVHVVETPECPTGPDIIPIVAGVVAGIVLIGLALLLIWKLLMIIHDRREFAKFEKEKMNAKWDTQENPIYKSPINNFKNPNYGRKAGL; encoded by the exons ATGAATTTACAACTGACTTTCTGGATTGGATTGATCAGTTCAGTTTGCTATGTGTTTGGCCAAGCAG ATGAAAATAGATGTTTAAAAGCAAATGCCAAATCATGTGGAGAGTGTATACAAGCAGGGCCCAATTGTGGATGGTGCACCAATTCA ACATTTTTACAAGAAGGAATGCCTACTTCTGCTCGATGTGATGATTTagaagccttaaaaaagaagggcTGTCATCCAGATGACATTGAAAATCCCAGAGGCtccaaagatataaagaaaaataaaaatgtcaccaACCGTAGCAAAGGAACAGCAGAGAAGCTGCAGCCAGAAGATATTACTCAGATCCAACCACAGCAGTTGGTTTTGCAGTTACGATCAG GGGAGCCACAgacatttacattaaaattcaaGCGAGCTGAAGACTATCCCATCGATCTCTACTACCTTATGGACCTCTCCTACTCTATGAAAGACGACTTGGAGAATGTGAAAAGTCTTGGAACTGATTTGATGAATGAAATGAGGAGGATTACTTCAGACTTCCGAATTG GGTTTGGCTCATTTGTGGAGAAAACCGTGATGCCTTACATTAGCACAACACCAGCTAAACTCAGGAACCCTTGCACAAGTGAACAGAACTGCACCAGCCCATTTAGCTATAAAAATGTGCTCAGCCTTACTGATAAAGGGGAGGTATTTAATGAACTTGTTGGTAAACAGCGCATATCTGGAAATTTGGATTCTCCAGAAGGTGGCTTTGATGCAATCATGCAAGTTGCAGTTTGTGGA TCTTTGATTGGCTGGAGGAATGTGACACGGCTGCTGGTGTTTTCCACGGATGCTGGGTTTCACTTTGCTGGAGATGGGAAACTTGGTGGCATTGTTTTACCAAATGATGGACAGTGTCACCTGGAGAATGATGTGTACACAATGAGCCATTATTAT GATTATCCTTCTATTGCTCACCTTGTCCAAAAACTAAGTGAAAATAACATTCAGACGATTTTTGCAGTTACTGAAGAATTTCAGCCCGTTTACAAG GAACTGAAAAATTTGATCCCTAAGTCAGCAGTAGGAACATTATCTGCAAATTCTAGCAATGTAATTCAGTTGATCATCGATGCATACAAT tCCTTGTCTTCAGaagtcattttggaaaacagcaaATTACCAGAAGGAGTAACAATAAATTACAAGTCTTACTGCAAGAATGGGGTGAATGGAACAggggaaaatgggagaaaatgctCTAATATTTCCATTGGGGATGAG GTTCAATTTGAAATCAGCGTAACTTCAAATAAATGTCCAAATAAGAATTCTGAAACCATTAAAATTAAGCCTCTGGGCTTCACTGAAGAAGTAGAGATTATTCTTCAGTTCATCTGTGAATGTGAATGCCAGAGTGAAGGCATCCCTAGCAGTCCCAAGTGCCATGATGGCAATGGGACCTTTGAGTGTGGAGCCTGCAG GTGCAACGAGGGACGTGTTGGGAGACATTGTGAATGTAGCACAGATGAGGTGAACAGTGAAGATATGGACGCTTACTGCAGGAAAGAGAACAGTTCAGAAATATGTAGCAACAACGGAGAATGTGTCTGTGGACAGTGTGTGTGTCGGAAGAGGGATAATACAAACGAAATTTATTCTGGCAAATTCTGCGAGTGTGATAATTTCAACTGTGATAGATCCAATGGCTTAATTTGTGGAG GAAATGGTGTCTGCAAGTGTCGTGTGTGTGAATGCAACCCTAACTACACTGGCAGTGCCTGTGACTGTTCTCTGGACACTACCTCCTGCATGGCTGTGAATGGGCAGATCTGCAATGGCCGGGGCGTCTGTGAGTGTGGCGCCTGTAAGTGTACAGATCCCAAGTTCCAAGGGCCGACCTGTGAGATGTGCCAGACGTGCCTTGGAGTCTGTGCCGAGCATAA gGAATGTGTTCAGTGCCGAGCCttcaacaaaggagaaaagaaagacacgTGTGCTCAGGAATGTTCACATTTCAACATTACCAAGGTTGAAAATCGGGACAGGTTGCCCCAACCAGGCCAGGTGGATCCCCTGTCCCATTGTAAGGAGAAGGACGTTGACGATTGCTGGTTCTACTTCACATATTCAGTGAATGGGAACAATGAGGCCACTGTTCATGTTGTAGAGACTCCAG AGTGCCCCACTGGTCCAGACATTATCCCAATTGTAGCAGGTGTGGTTGCTGGAATTGTTCTTATTGGCCTTGCATTGCTGCTGATTTGGAAGCTTTTAATGATCATTCATGACAGAAGGGAATTTGccaaatttgaaaaggaaaaaatgaatgcCAAATGGGACACG
- the ITGB1 gene encoding integrin beta-1 isoform X2, giving the protein MNLQLTFWIGLISSVCYVFGQADENRCLKANAKSCGECIQAGPNCGWCTNSTFLQEGMPTSARCDDLEALKKKGCHPDDIENPRGSKDIKKNKNVTNRSKGTAEKLQPEDITQIQPQQLVLQLRSGEPQTFTLKFKRAEDYPIDLYYLMDLSYSMKDDLENVKSLGTDLMNEMRRITSDFRIGFGSFVEKTVMPYISTTPAKLRNPCTSEQNCTSPFSYKNVLSLTDKGEVFNELVGKQRISGNLDSPEGGFDAIMQVAVCGSLIGWRNVTRLLVFSTDAGFHFAGDGKLGGIVLPNDGQCHLENDVYTMSHYYDYPSIAHLVQKLSENNIQTIFAVTEEFQPVYKELKNLIPKSAVGTLSANSSNVIQLIIDAYNSLSSEVILENSKLPEGVTINYKSYCKNGVNGTGENGRKCSNISIGDEVQFEISVTSNKCPNKNSETIKIKPLGFTEEVEIILQFICECECQSEGIPSSPKCHDGNGTFECGACRCNEGRVGRHCECSTDEVNSEDMDAYCRKENSSEICSNNGECVCGQCVCRKRDNTNEIYSGKFCECDNFNCDRSNGLICGGNGVCKCRVCECNPNYTGSACDCSLDTTSCMAVNGQICNGRGVCECGACKCTDPKFQGPTCEMCQTCLGVCAEHKECVQCRAFNKGEKKDTCAQECSHFNITKVENRDRLPQPGQVDPLSHCKEKDVDDCWFYFTYSVNGNNEATVHVVETPECPTGPDIIPIVAGVVAGIVLIGLALLLIWKLLMIIHDRREFAKFEKEKMNAKWDTGENPIYKSAVTTVVNPKYEGK; this is encoded by the exons ATGAATTTACAACTGACTTTCTGGATTGGATTGATCAGTTCAGTTTGCTATGTGTTTGGCCAAGCAG ATGAAAATAGATGTTTAAAAGCAAATGCCAAATCATGTGGAGAGTGTATACAAGCAGGGCCCAATTGTGGATGGTGCACCAATTCA ACATTTTTACAAGAAGGAATGCCTACTTCTGCTCGATGTGATGATTTagaagccttaaaaaagaagggcTGTCATCCAGATGACATTGAAAATCCCAGAGGCtccaaagatataaagaaaaataaaaatgtcaccaACCGTAGCAAAGGAACAGCAGAGAAGCTGCAGCCAGAAGATATTACTCAGATCCAACCACAGCAGTTGGTTTTGCAGTTACGATCAG GGGAGCCACAgacatttacattaaaattcaaGCGAGCTGAAGACTATCCCATCGATCTCTACTACCTTATGGACCTCTCCTACTCTATGAAAGACGACTTGGAGAATGTGAAAAGTCTTGGAACTGATTTGATGAATGAAATGAGGAGGATTACTTCAGACTTCCGAATTG GGTTTGGCTCATTTGTGGAGAAAACCGTGATGCCTTACATTAGCACAACACCAGCTAAACTCAGGAACCCTTGCACAAGTGAACAGAACTGCACCAGCCCATTTAGCTATAAAAATGTGCTCAGCCTTACTGATAAAGGGGAGGTATTTAATGAACTTGTTGGTAAACAGCGCATATCTGGAAATTTGGATTCTCCAGAAGGTGGCTTTGATGCAATCATGCAAGTTGCAGTTTGTGGA TCTTTGATTGGCTGGAGGAATGTGACACGGCTGCTGGTGTTTTCCACGGATGCTGGGTTTCACTTTGCTGGAGATGGGAAACTTGGTGGCATTGTTTTACCAAATGATGGACAGTGTCACCTGGAGAATGATGTGTACACAATGAGCCATTATTAT GATTATCCTTCTATTGCTCACCTTGTCCAAAAACTAAGTGAAAATAACATTCAGACGATTTTTGCAGTTACTGAAGAATTTCAGCCCGTTTACAAG GAACTGAAAAATTTGATCCCTAAGTCAGCAGTAGGAACATTATCTGCAAATTCTAGCAATGTAATTCAGTTGATCATCGATGCATACAAT tCCTTGTCTTCAGaagtcattttggaaaacagcaaATTACCAGAAGGAGTAACAATAAATTACAAGTCTTACTGCAAGAATGGGGTGAATGGAACAggggaaaatgggagaaaatgctCTAATATTTCCATTGGGGATGAG GTTCAATTTGAAATCAGCGTAACTTCAAATAAATGTCCAAATAAGAATTCTGAAACCATTAAAATTAAGCCTCTGGGCTTCACTGAAGAAGTAGAGATTATTCTTCAGTTCATCTGTGAATGTGAATGCCAGAGTGAAGGCATCCCTAGCAGTCCCAAGTGCCATGATGGCAATGGGACCTTTGAGTGTGGAGCCTGCAG GTGCAACGAGGGACGTGTTGGGAGACATTGTGAATGTAGCACAGATGAGGTGAACAGTGAAGATATGGACGCTTACTGCAGGAAAGAGAACAGTTCAGAAATATGTAGCAACAACGGAGAATGTGTCTGTGGACAGTGTGTGTGTCGGAAGAGGGATAATACAAACGAAATTTATTCTGGCAAATTCTGCGAGTGTGATAATTTCAACTGTGATAGATCCAATGGCTTAATTTGTGGAG GAAATGGTGTCTGCAAGTGTCGTGTGTGTGAATGCAACCCTAACTACACTGGCAGTGCCTGTGACTGTTCTCTGGACACTACCTCCTGCATGGCTGTGAATGGGCAGATCTGCAATGGCCGGGGCGTCTGTGAGTGTGGCGCCTGTAAGTGTACAGATCCCAAGTTCCAAGGGCCGACCTGTGAGATGTGCCAGACGTGCCTTGGAGTCTGTGCCGAGCATAA gGAATGTGTTCAGTGCCGAGCCttcaacaaaggagaaaagaaagacacgTGTGCTCAGGAATGTTCACATTTCAACATTACCAAGGTTGAAAATCGGGACAGGTTGCCCCAACCAGGCCAGGTGGATCCCCTGTCCCATTGTAAGGAGAAGGACGTTGACGATTGCTGGTTCTACTTCACATATTCAGTGAATGGGAACAATGAGGCCACTGTTCATGTTGTAGAGACTCCAG AGTGCCCCACTGGTCCAGACATTATCCCAATTGTAGCAGGTGTGGTTGCTGGAATTGTTCTTATTGGCCTTGCATTGCTGCTGATTTGGAAGCTTTTAATGATCATTCATGACAGAAGGGAATTTGccaaatttgaaaaggaaaaaatgaatgcCAAATGGGACACG